One segment of Streptomyces sp. NBC_00576 DNA contains the following:
- a CDS encoding DsbA family protein has translation MSETTSTKTPVDFWFDPLCPWAWMTSRWILEVEKVRDIEVHWHIMSLAVLNEDKLDELPEEYREMLAVQAWQPVKVVTAAWQKHGADILGPLYTALGTRIHNNGDGPTLEAIAGALADVGLPADLIDYAEQENFEFDAELRASHKEGITKVGQDVGTPVIAVPGADGEQIAFFGPVVTPAPKGEEAAKLWDGTLLVASVPGFYEIKRSRTAGPDFSNL, from the coding sequence ATGTCCGAGACGACCTCGACCAAGACCCCTGTCGACTTCTGGTTCGACCCGCTCTGCCCCTGGGCCTGGATGACCTCCCGGTGGATCCTGGAGGTGGAGAAGGTCCGTGACATCGAGGTCCACTGGCACATCATGAGCCTGGCGGTGCTCAACGAGGACAAGCTCGACGAGCTGCCGGAGGAGTACCGCGAGATGCTCGCGGTGCAGGCCTGGCAGCCGGTGAAGGTCGTCACGGCGGCCTGGCAGAAGCACGGCGCCGACATCCTCGGCCCCCTCTACACGGCCCTGGGCACGCGCATCCACAACAACGGCGACGGCCCGACCCTCGAAGCGATAGCCGGCGCCCTGGCCGACGTCGGCCTGCCCGCCGACCTGATCGACTACGCCGAGCAGGAGAACTTCGAGTTCGACGCCGAGCTGCGCGCCTCCCACAAGGAGGGCATCACCAAGGTCGGCCAGGACGTCGGCACCCCGGTGATCGCGGTCCCCGGCGCCGACGGCGAGCAGATCGCCTTCTTCGGCCCGGTCGTCACCCCGGCCCCGAAGGGCGAGGAGGCCGCCAAGCTGTGGGACGGCACCCTCCTGGTCGCCTCGGTCCCCGGCTTCTACGAGATCAAGCGTTCGCGGACGGCGGGCCCGGACTTCAGCAACCTGTAA
- a CDS encoding TauD/TfdA dioxygenase family protein, with the protein MSGIEIQKVTANIGARVFGVDISKPLDEEQVAALREALNVHKALVFDDVNLDDEGQQAFVRHFGELTAAHPTVPSVEGAPNILPVDSERGRAANHWHTDVTFVLNPPQASTLRSITVPPYGGETLIASSAAAYRDLPEPLRQLADNLWAEHTNDYDYAVPDEALDEEQAAQRAQFTSITFRTAHPVVRVHPLTGERGLFIGGFAQRIVGLSVTESRKILDLLQAYVTRPENILRHRWSPNQLVLFDNRITQHYAIDNYNGLPRRLHRVTIAGDIPVGIEGKESYSIAGDASHYTSIAE; encoded by the coding sequence ATGTCCGGTATCGAAATCCAGAAGGTCACCGCCAACATCGGCGCCCGCGTTTTTGGCGTGGACATCTCCAAGCCCCTGGACGAGGAGCAGGTCGCCGCTCTCCGCGAGGCCCTCAACGTCCACAAGGCCCTGGTCTTCGACGACGTGAACCTCGACGACGAGGGCCAGCAGGCCTTCGTCCGCCACTTCGGCGAGCTCACCGCAGCCCACCCGACGGTGCCGTCCGTCGAGGGCGCGCCGAACATCCTCCCCGTCGACAGTGAGCGGGGGCGCGCCGCCAACCACTGGCACACGGACGTCACCTTCGTCCTCAACCCGCCGCAGGCCAGCACCCTGCGCAGCATCACGGTCCCGCCGTACGGCGGCGAGACCCTGATCGCCAGTTCGGCGGCCGCCTACCGCGATCTGCCGGAACCGCTGCGGCAACTGGCCGACAACCTGTGGGCCGAGCACACCAACGACTACGACTACGCGGTGCCGGACGAGGCGCTCGACGAGGAACAGGCCGCCCAGCGCGCCCAGTTCACGTCCATCACGTTCCGCACGGCCCACCCGGTCGTCCGCGTCCACCCGCTGACCGGCGAACGCGGGCTGTTCATCGGCGGGTTCGCGCAGCGGATCGTCGGTCTGTCGGTCACCGAGTCCCGCAAGATCCTGGACCTGCTCCAGGCCTACGTCACCCGCCCGGAGAACATCCTGCGCCACCGCTGGTCGCCGAACCAGCTCGTCCTCTTCGACAACCGCATCACCCAGCACTACGCCATCGACAACTACAACGGCCTCCCGCGCCGCCTGCACCGGGTGACCATCGCCGGTGACATCCCGGTAGGCATAGAGGGCAAGGAGAGCTACTCGATCGCGGGGGACGCCTCGCACTACACGTCCATCGCCGAGTAG
- a CDS encoding LLM class flavin-dependent oxidoreductase produces MTRQLHLNAFLMTTGHHEASWRLPESDPYAHVELDHYVRLARIAERGTFDSLFLADSPQLWGSVAQRPAGALEPLTLLTALVTATTHIGLIATASSSYNSPYNLARKFASLDLISGGRAGWNIVTTAGAEAARNFGLDAEPAHAQRYARAAEFLDVALKLWDSWEDDAIIGDKASGVWGDDAKVHPPRHKGTYFSVEGALNVPRSPQGYPLLVQAGSSEDGKAFAARYAEAVFTAQQTIEDAQAFYADLKSRTAAGGRDPDHIKVLPGIVPVLGSTEAEALANEQVLEDHIVYRHGVGNLEGLLKLPAGTLALDAQLPADLPPESAIEGAKSRYTLVVELARRERLTVRQLIGRLGGGRGHLTFAGTPEQVADEIETWFTRGAADGFNIMPAVLPSGLDAFVDHVVPILRTRGLLREEYGPRQTLRERYGLPRPANQYVSSASASASAPALV; encoded by the coding sequence ATGACCCGCCAGCTCCACCTCAACGCCTTCCTCATGACCACCGGCCACCACGAGGCCTCGTGGCGGCTCCCCGAGAGTGACCCGTACGCGCATGTCGAGCTGGACCACTATGTGCGGCTCGCCCGGATCGCGGAACGCGGGACCTTCGACTCCCTCTTCCTGGCCGACAGCCCTCAGCTGTGGGGGAGCGTCGCGCAGCGTCCCGCGGGCGCCCTGGAGCCGCTCACCCTGCTGACGGCCCTGGTGACGGCGACCACGCACATCGGTCTGATCGCCACCGCTTCCTCCTCCTACAACTCTCCCTACAACCTGGCGCGCAAGTTCGCCTCGCTCGACCTCATCAGCGGGGGCCGGGCGGGCTGGAACATCGTCACCACGGCCGGTGCCGAGGCCGCCCGGAACTTCGGTCTCGACGCGGAGCCCGCCCACGCCCAGCGGTACGCCCGGGCCGCCGAGTTCCTCGACGTCGCCCTCAAGCTCTGGGACAGCTGGGAGGACGACGCGATCATCGGCGACAAGGCCTCCGGCGTCTGGGGCGACGACGCGAAGGTCCATCCGCCCCGGCACAAGGGGACGTACTTCAGCGTCGAGGGCGCCCTCAACGTGCCGCGTTCGCCCCAGGGTTACCCACTGCTGGTGCAGGCGGGGTCCAGCGAGGACGGCAAGGCGTTCGCGGCCCGGTACGCGGAGGCCGTGTTCACCGCCCAGCAGACCATCGAGGACGCGCAGGCCTTCTACGCCGACCTCAAGTCCCGTACGGCGGCGGGCGGTCGCGACCCCGACCACATCAAGGTGCTGCCCGGCATCGTCCCGGTGCTCGGCTCGACGGAGGCCGAGGCGCTGGCGAACGAGCAGGTCCTGGAGGACCACATCGTGTACAGGCACGGCGTGGGCAACCTGGAGGGCCTGCTCAAACTACCCGCCGGGACACTGGCGTTGGACGCACAGCTGCCGGCGGATCTGCCGCCCGAGAGTGCGATCGAGGGTGCCAAGAGCCGCTACACGCTCGTCGTCGAGCTGGCCCGGCGCGAGCGCCTCACCGTACGGCAGCTCATCGGGCGGCTCGGCGGCGGGCGCGGGCACCTCACCTTCGCCGGGACGCCCGAGCAGGTCGCCGACGAGATCGAGACCTGGTTCACGCGGGGCGCCGCCGACGGCTTCAACATCATGCCCGCGGTCCTGCCCTCCGGTCTCGACGCCTTCGTCGACCACGTCGTCCCGATCCTGCGCACCCGCGGTCTGCTCCGCGAGGAGTACGGGCCGCGCCAGACCCTGCGGGAGCGCTACGGCCTCCCGCGTCCCGCGAACCAGTACGTCAGCTCCGCATCCGCATCTGCATCCGCCCCCGCCCTCGTCTGA
- a CDS encoding ABC transporter ATP-binding protein, protein MATHTEQLTRSAVRLRGLTRSFGGRKVLDGIDLDIPAGQFTALLGHSGSGKSTLLRAVAGLDHEVEGSGQLTAPERVSVVFQDSRLLPWRRVLDNVLLGTEGKEAAAKGREALAEVGLKGRERAWPSELSGGEAQRAALARSLVREPELLLADEPFGALDALTRIRMHGLLRELWERHRPSVLLVTHDVDEAVALAERVLVLEEGRIGLDLAIDREAAARGEYRGLLLAALGVTSDVR, encoded by the coding sequence ATGGCGACGCACACTGAGCAACTGACCCGGTCCGCCGTCCGACTTCGGGGCCTGACACGGTCGTTCGGCGGGCGCAAGGTCCTCGACGGTATCGACCTCGACATTCCGGCCGGGCAGTTCACGGCCCTGCTCGGGCACAGCGGTTCCGGCAAGAGCACGTTGCTGCGGGCCGTCGCGGGCCTCGACCACGAGGTCGAGGGCAGCGGTCAACTCACCGCCCCTGAACGGGTGTCGGTGGTCTTCCAGGACTCGCGGCTGCTGCCGTGGCGGCGCGTGCTGGACAACGTACTGCTGGGGACGGAAGGCAAGGAGGCTGCCGCGAAGGGCCGGGAGGCTCTCGCGGAGGTGGGCCTGAAGGGGCGTGAACGGGCCTGGCCCAGCGAGTTGTCCGGCGGCGAGGCGCAGCGGGCCGCGTTGGCACGGTCGTTGGTCCGGGAGCCCGAACTGCTCCTTGCCGATGAGCCGTTCGGGGCGTTGGACGCGCTCACGCGGATCAGGATGCACGGTCTGCTGCGGGAGCTGTGGGAGCGGCACCGGCCGTCCGTTCTCCTCGTCACGCATGACGTGGACGAGGCGGTCGCGCTGGCGGAGCGGGTGCTTGTGCTGGAGGAGGGGCGGATCGGGCTCGATCTGGCGATCGACCGTGAGGCGGCTGCGCGTGGCGAGTACAGAGGGTTGTTGCTCGCGGCTCTGGGCGTGACGTCGGACGTCCGGTGA
- a CDS encoding ABC transporter permease, with protein MTAVTTSASIAAGATVSVAAVAAAEETGSQVRRRRRLSPGKRLPAAPLIGPALVIALWATASAAGQLDPAAIPAPWTVLRTGGRLWTDGTLPADILTSVQRAASGFAIGLVGGVLLALAAGLSRVGEALIDGTVQLNRAIPALGLIPLFILWLGIGETFKIAIIAIVVYIPIYLNTHAALSGIDSRFVELAEVQGLSRFQFVRQIVVPGALPGFFVGLRLGVTGSWLGLVVLEQINATSGLGYMMFQAQNYGQSDVILVGLVIYGIFGLVSDSAVRLIERRVLSWRRTLSN; from the coding sequence GTGACCGCCGTGACCACGAGCGCCTCCATCGCTGCCGGGGCCACCGTGTCCGTTGCGGCCGTCGCGGCTGCCGAGGAGACCGGCTCCCAGGTCCGCAGGCGCCGCCGGCTCTCCCCCGGCAAGCGGCTGCCCGCCGCTCCGCTCATCGGCCCGGCCCTCGTCATCGCCCTGTGGGCCACCGCCTCCGCCGCCGGACAGCTCGACCCGGCCGCGATCCCCGCGCCCTGGACCGTGCTCAGGACCGGCGGCCGTCTGTGGACCGACGGAACCCTGCCTGCCGACATCCTGACGTCGGTGCAGCGGGCCGCCTCCGGCTTCGCGATCGGGCTGGTCGGCGGTGTCCTCCTCGCCCTGGCCGCCGGGCTCAGCCGGGTCGGCGAGGCACTGATCGACGGGACGGTCCAGCTCAACCGGGCGATCCCGGCCCTCGGTCTGATCCCGCTGTTCATCCTCTGGCTGGGCATCGGCGAGACGTTCAAGATCGCGATCATCGCCATCGTCGTCTACATCCCGATCTACCTCAACACGCATGCCGCGCTGTCCGGCATCGACAGCCGCTTCGTCGAACTCGCCGAGGTGCAGGGCCTGTCGAGGTTCCAGTTCGTCCGGCAGATCGTCGTTCCCGGCGCGCTGCCCGGATTCTTCGTGGGGCTCCGGCTCGGCGTGACCGGCTCCTGGCTGGGGCTGGTCGTCCTGGAGCAGATCAACGCCACCAGCGGACTCGGCTACATGATGTTCCAGGCCCAGAACTACGGCCAGAGCGACGTCATCCTCGTCGGCCTGGTCATCTACGGCATCTTCGGTCTGGTGTCCGACAGTGCGGTCCGTCTCATCGAACGGAGGGTGCTGTCATGGCGACGCACACTGAGCAACTGA
- a CDS encoding ABC transporter substrate-binding protein produces the protein MPSSPVPGVDRRLFLTSLLGAAAGVAGLSGCANSSAAADTKGASTAPLADRIPAGTSLKISSYSGTQQLQFKLGKLGDPPFKVSSWENISAGPDVINAFRAGSLDLANNAGIPPIQAHFQGFDAKIVAINVTRKPNYLFATKPGSDIRSVADFKGKKLAFSQGQAQGVVLLRALEKAGLAYDEVKLVPLTSNQFFTALQSGQVDIAPLAISQAPAYFQQYGAKGARSIPTDVVDLLNLLWAPVSVLNDPAKAAAIAAYIPYWAKGQVWTYENPDLWNEEFYVKTQNLTLPQAQAITKLANKPLFPPSWAEAIKWEQETADLLAEGGFVKKFDVGSLFDHRFEGIAAKSVAAEYRR, from the coding sequence ATGCCTTCCTCTCCCGTGCCGGGTGTCGACCGACGGCTCTTCCTCACCTCCCTGCTCGGCGCCGCGGCCGGCGTCGCCGGGTTGAGCGGCTGCGCCAACAGCAGCGCCGCCGCCGACACCAAGGGCGCCTCGACCGCCCCGCTCGCCGACAGGATCCCGGCCGGTACGAGCCTGAAGATCTCCTCATATTCGGGCACCCAGCAACTCCAGTTCAAGCTCGGCAAGTTGGGCGATCCGCCTTTCAAGGTGTCGAGCTGGGAGAACATTTCCGCCGGCCCCGATGTCATCAACGCCTTCCGCGCGGGTTCCCTCGACCTCGCCAACAACGCGGGCATTCCGCCGATCCAGGCGCATTTCCAGGGCTTCGACGCGAAAATCGTCGCGATCAACGTCACCCGCAAACCGAACTATCTCTTCGCCACCAAGCCCGGCAGTGACATCCGGTCGGTCGCGGATTTCAAGGGCAAGAAGCTCGCCTTCTCGCAGGGGCAGGCCCAGGGCGTCGTACTCCTGCGGGCGTTGGAGAAGGCAGGACTCGCGTACGACGAGGTCAAGCTCGTCCCGCTGACGAGCAACCAGTTCTTCACCGCCCTGCAGTCGGGCCAGGTGGACATCGCGCCGCTGGCCATCAGCCAGGCGCCCGCGTATTTCCAGCAGTACGGCGCCAAGGGCGCCCGCAGCATCCCGACGGACGTGGTCGACCTGCTCAACCTGCTGTGGGCGCCGGTCTCCGTGCTGAACGACCCCGCGAAGGCCGCCGCGATCGCCGCGTACATCCCGTACTGGGCCAAGGGCCAGGTGTGGACGTACGAGAACCCCGACCTCTGGAACGAGGAGTTCTACGTGAAGACGCAGAACCTGACGCTCCCCCAGGCGCAGGCGATCACCAAGCTCGCCAACAAGCCGCTGTTCCCGCCGAGTTGGGCCGAGGCGATCAAGTGGGAGCAGGAGACCGCCGATCTGCTCGCGGAGGGTGGCTTCGTGAAGAAGTTCGACGTGGGCTCGCTCTTCGACCACCGCTTCGAAGGCATCGCGGCGAAGTCCGTGGCTGCGGAGTACCGGAGGTGA